One segment of Kryptolebias marmoratus isolate JLee-2015 linkage group LG23, ASM164957v2, whole genome shotgun sequence DNA contains the following:
- the LOC112451305 gene encoding uncharacterized protein LOC112451305 isoform X2: protein MDALKLSFLLLLLLPSADYFVDAEGTIEKTIGKEPDFTPICTNTTQDIIVLIVCKIRTERSGGEECRLTYRYGHDFIHECDSRFTLTAENQTVFLHLSSLTPADSGTHTCECSKAVGTFIYHLNITVRDKNDKEEDFPCAWIIIIVVIIITLVILGFIHQRLRNQTESQRGHPNEESQEIEPYSTFIQRESGLYSTVKLHQVNADGLNPVT from the exons ATGGATGCACTAAAGCTGAgctttcttctgcttcttcttctgccttcCGCTGACTATTTTGTGGACGCTgaag GGACTATTGAGAAGACAATCGGGAAGGAACCAGATTTCACTCCAATTTGCACCAACACAACTCAGGATATCATCGTACTGATCGTGTGTAAGATCAGAACAGAGAGGAGCGGAGGAGAGGAGTGTCGTCTGACGTATCGATATGGACATGACTTTATTCATGAATGTGACTCCAGGTTTACACTTACAGCAGAGAATCAGACTGTGTTTCTGCACCTGAGCAGTTTAACACCAGCTGATAGTGGGACTCACACCTGTGAATGTTCAAAAGCTGTTGGAacttttatttatcatctgAACATCACAGTCAGAG ataaaaatgataaagaagAGGACTTTCCCTGTGCTTGGATTATTATAATTGTCGTCATTATAATAACTTTAGTCATTCTGGGATTTATTCACCAAAGACTACG aaaccaaacagaatCACAGAGAGGGCATCCGAACGAG GAGTCACAAGAGATCGAGCCGTACAGCACCTTCATTCAAAGAGAAAGTGGACTTTATTCAACTGTTAAACTACACCAAGTGAATGCTGATGGTTTAAATCCTGTAACCTGA
- the LOC112451305 gene encoding uncharacterized protein LOC112451305 isoform X1, whose protein sequence is MDALKLSFLLLLLLPSADYFVDAEGTIEKTIGKEPDFTPICTNTTQDIIVLIVCKIRTERSGGEECRLTYRYGHDFIHECDSRFTLTAENQTVFLHLSSLTPADSGTHTCECSKAVGTFIYHLNITVRGENNTVRDKNDKEEDFPCAWIIIIVVIIITLVILGFIHQRLRNQTESQRGHPNEESQEIEPYSTFIQRESGLYSTVKLHQVNADGLNPVT, encoded by the exons ATGGATGCACTAAAGCTGAgctttcttctgcttcttcttctgccttcCGCTGACTATTTTGTGGACGCTgaag GGACTATTGAGAAGACAATCGGGAAGGAACCAGATTTCACTCCAATTTGCACCAACACAACTCAGGATATCATCGTACTGATCGTGTGTAAGATCAGAACAGAGAGGAGCGGAGGAGAGGAGTGTCGTCTGACGTATCGATATGGACATGACTTTATTCATGAATGTGACTCCAGGTTTACACTTACAGCAGAGAATCAGACTGTGTTTCTGCACCTGAGCAGTTTAACACCAGCTGATAGTGGGACTCACACCTGTGAATGTTCAAAAGCTGTTGGAacttttatttatcatctgAACATCACAGTCAGAGGTGAGAACAACACAGTCAGAG ataaaaatgataaagaagAGGACTTTCCCTGTGCTTGGATTATTATAATTGTCGTCATTATAATAACTTTAGTCATTCTGGGATTTATTCACCAAAGACTACG aaaccaaacagaatCACAGAGAGGGCATCCGAACGAG GAGTCACAAGAGATCGAGCCGTACAGCACCTTCATTCAAAGAGAAAGTGGACTTTATTCAACTGTTAAACTACACCAAGTGAATGCTGATGGTTTAAATCCTGTAACCTGA